Below is a genomic region from Methanolobus sediminis.
TTCCTGGCTTTACCATAAAGTGGGATCTCAAAATTCGCATCCTCAAGAAGAGAAACTGAAAGACCACAACTGTTACCCCGGGGAACGCATTGGAGCACAGTTGCTTTTGTTCTATGATCCTGAGTTTCATTACCCCATGAAGGAACACGGATTACAACAGTATCTCCTATGTTGGAAGGTACTCTATCTTCAAAAGGAGCTATTTTTTTGTAATCAAATGCAAAACCGGTTCCTTTGAGATTATTCTCAACATCCCTTTCATCCAGGTCAAGAGCTTCTGCTATCCGGACATTTGAATATCCTTCTTCATGAAGAAATGCTGTTGAACCTTTTTTCAGATAATCAAGATCTGAGTAACGAAGGGGACGTGTTTTGCATAACTGCCTCATATGCTCGATATCTTCCTGCATAATACAACCTACTACCAGCCTTAATGTTAAGTGTTTTCTATCATTTCCTCAAACCAGTCAAGTATTGAGAACATCAGATTTGCTGAAGCCTCCAGCAAATCATCACGACCTCTTATTTCGTCCCCAGATGATACATACTTCCCTTTTTCGGCAAGGTCTGAGCTGCAATTCTCAAGCAGATTTTCCACACAACTTTCATCAACTTCCAGATGAAACTGTAAGGCCAGCACATTGTTTCCATAAATAAAACCCTGCTCATGACAGGCATCACTCTCAAAAAGCCGTCTGCATTCCGAGGGAAGTGTAAATGTATCGCCATGCCACTGGAAAACAGTAAGGTCATTTTGTACATTGAAAAGCCGGTCATTCTTGTCAAATTCAACAAGACTTCTTACTTTGTGCCAGCCGATTTCCCGATATTGACTGCGGCTTACCTGGCCACCCAGTAACTCTGAAAGCATCTGGGCACCGAAACATATCCCATAAACTGCCTTCCTACAAGAGAGCACAGAACTTACAAACTCCTTTTCCTGCCTCAGCCATGGGTATTCATCTTCCTGATAGACGCTCATGAGCCCACCCATAATGATAAGAAGATCAATATTATTGGGGTCAGGATATATTTGGTTTTCAGAAGGCATTATGACTGAAATAGAATGCTCTTTTTCACATGCCCAGTCCCTGATATTTCCCAGGGTCTCAAAATCCAGATGAACAAGACAATAGATATTCATGATGACTCTATCCCGAATGGAACTTACGGGTTTAAAACTTTTTGGCAAAGAAAGTTATGTATTAATAAAATGCATCTGTAACAAAATTTGCTGATGCAGCAAGAGAACTAAACAAACTTTCAGACACCATCTAGATAAAAACGAAAAATTATGATTCAAATACAAATTTGAAGGGAGAGAATAAACCCTTCATCTTTATTTGTTCCTATGAACAAATCTTTGTCTATTTCTGTAATTAATGCTCGTCATCCATATCAAGTTGGCATTTGAAATCCTTTTTTGAATTCACAACAAGATAGTATGTTACTGCAAGGGCAATAATGAGAACTCCCATTCCTACTAGAAATAGAGGATCAGTATTTTTCAGATCAACTATCAATATTTTCCTGACTATTGCAGTAATACCTACGAGAATTATGACATCAACATTCATGGATGATTCAATGATAATCATCTTTACCGTTTCAAGTAACTCTATTCCTATAATTACCAGGAAAAAGAGAGCAAATATATCCAGAATCTGATCCACACCTATTAGTAGATAAGGAGGAGTTAAAAAGTCAGTAACAAGTATCCAGGTAATCTCCATCATGGCACTTAAGATGACAAGAACCATCATAACCATTATTATTTTTATTATGAATGTCTGGAATCTGTTTATGTATTTGATAAGCAAAAAATACCCTCCATGCCTTATTCCGTATATATTGCGCTACCGATAAGGAATATTATAACTAAGTTGGCTATTCCAGCATAAAGTAGTTTCTATGTTTCAAAACATAATTTAGTAAATAGTATACAGGAAAAAGATATATCTAGTAGATTCACATATCGAGGTGCATAGGCAACAAATAGTACTATTTATGAGAGGAATTCAAGTGAAGATTACCAGGTATCATGTTTTTATTGGTTTAATGATGCTGCTTTTCCTGATTGGACTTTTTTCTCCCCAGGAAAATAATTATCCTGGACAGGAAGGGAATGATAATTTCACAGATGACTTCATTAATAATAGTCAGCCTGCAGATGAAAGTCCACTTATGTCCACGCCTGATAATGTCCTGAGTGATGAGAAGGACTGGTGGAAACACGATGGACACAGCACTGTGTCCGGAAGCAATCTCGCAGTAGCAGGCAGCAGTGACGAATCCTCTGAAAATAATGGTAATGAAAAGAACAATAATGGCAACAATGATAGCGAGGAAATCCCTGAATTTCCAAACCTTGTAATTCCATTCATTGCAGCAATCGGAATCGCTATGTTCTTCCGCAGGAAGTAATTTTACAATTACAAGATCACCATTTTCTTAAACGCGAAGATGCCGTTATATAGTTAAAAGCAGGGTAGATCCTGCCAATGATAGATATTTTTCCATAAGATTTGCTCTGCAGATTTAACTTCCCGGGATCAAATAAGAGTACCGATGCACCAAGTAATATGAAAAAGCATCCCTGTATCGTGTTCATGAATACTGGCTCATGCAGGAATACAAATCCAAAGATGATACCACTTACAGGCTCAAGTAACGCAAGGATGCTGACAGTCTGGGCACGGATCTTTGCGGCACTGTTCAGATAGAGAACTGAAGCAAATGCTGTTGTTATGAGGCCAAAAAGGAACAGGACATACAGATTTGGTAGCAAAACATCTGCTGTAACCCTGCTTCCAAATGGCAAAAGTATTAGCAGGCTGATAAAAGTTGACCAGAAAAGCTGCGTTATGCCGGAATATTCATCTTTCAGGTAACTTACGGTCATTATAGTTCCACTATATGAAAGACCAGAGAGTATGCCCAATACTATTCCTGTGAAAAGCTGTGCATTAACAGAGGCGTTGCTTCCCGGGAGAACAACAAGCAAGATCCCGCATACGGAAATAAGCAGTGAGAACATTCCACGCTTTGTTATCCTGTCTTTCAGGAATAAAGGAGACAGGAGTGTGACGTAAACCGGCGCAGTATAGAGTAGAAGTACTGCAATTGAAATTCCAGCATATTTGATGGAACTAAAGTAAGTATACAGCGTAAAGACATTAAAAATAGCAATTAAAACGATGTAACGCTTTTTTTCATGAATAGAGAACAAATTATACTTTTTAGTATAGATACAATACATCAATAAGAGCATGAATCCAAAAACAAGCCTGTAGAAGATAATAGACACAGTTTGCATATTGTATATATGGTTAAGAAAGATTCCACTAGCTCCAAATATAGTACATGAGATTATAAGCTCTAAATAAGAGTATTTACTGGATTTAATCTGTTTCATAGAGGCTTTGCTGAAAGCACACTATTATATTTAAAATAATCTGGAATGATAAATAATTATGGAATCGAAATGATTTTGAGCTGATAATGGACAACTAAATCCAAATAAAGTGACTCAAAATCAGTAAAAGAATCATTAAGCATTATTTCAGAAG
It encodes:
- a CDS encoding phosphate-starvation-inducible PsiE family protein → MLIKYINRFQTFIIKIIMVMMVLVILSAMMEITWILVTDFLTPPYLLIGVDQILDIFALFFLVIIGIELLETVKMIIIESSMNVDVIILVGITAIVRKILIVDLKNTDPLFLVGMGVLIIALAVTYYLVVNSKKDFKCQLDMDDEH
- a CDS encoding type 1 glutamine amidotransferase — translated: MNIYCLVHLDFETLGNIRDWACEKEHSISVIMPSENQIYPDPNNIDLLIIMGGLMSVYQEDEYPWLRQEKEFVSSVLSCRKAVYGICFGAQMLSELLGGQVSRSQYREIGWHKVRSLVEFDKNDRLFNVQNDLTVFQWHGDTFTLPSECRRLFESDACHEQGFIYGNNVLALQFHLEVDESCVENLLENCSSDLAEKGKYVSSGDEIRGRDDLLEASANLMFSILDWFEEMIENT
- a CDS encoding DMT family transporter, producing the protein MKQIKSSKYSYLELIISCTIFGASGIFLNHIYNMQTVSIIFYRLVFGFMLLLMYCIYTKKYNLFSIHEKKRYIVLIAIFNVFTLYTYFSSIKYAGISIAVLLLYTAPVYVTLLSPLFLKDRITKRGMFSLLISVCGILLVVLPGSNASVNAQLFTGIVLGILSGLSYSGTIMTVSYLKDEYSGITQLFWSTFISLLILLPFGSRVTADVLLPNLYVLFLFGLITTAFASVLYLNSAAKIRAQTVSILALLEPVSGIIFGFVFLHEPVFMNTIQGCFFILLGASVLLFDPGKLNLQSKSYGKISIIGRIYPAFNYITASSRLRKW